AATCAGGCTGTTGAGCACGGTCTGATCGGCGCTGTTACGGATCACCAGCTGAACATCAGAGATGTAGGCGATGCGCTCGCCCTGCTGGGCTGAAAAGTTGACGGACAAGGGAAAGGTGCTGCGCACCATGCGGAAAAGCTGGGCTTCATCACTGCCTATGCCGCCGCTGACGTATTCGGTGGAGCCGTAATACTGGCTGGGGGGCAGTTCCTGAGCGTGCGCAATCGGACTGCTCAACAAGGCCAGCGACATGGCAATGCCGATCAAAGAAAGACGAGGACTCATGAGATTTCCTTGCTTGAGGTGAGGTGGCTAAGCGGGCCATGCATGGCCCTGTTGCTGTTATGAGTGGAAGGGGGCAGGCCGTGCGGATGAAAGCTGGGCCATGACAAGGGCCAGTCATGTTGCCGCTCGGGCTGGGCCGCCGGGGTGAAGCTGCGTTCACGCAGCGTACCTTGCCCATGCTGATCCAGCGTAATGACGGTGGTGCAACGCGTGCCATAGTCGGGGCTGACAATAAACGGGCTGCTTAACAGGCGTTCGCGCTCCAGGCTCAAGCCGGTCTGAGGCAAGTCTGCATCGGCGGCCAGGTCCTGATTGCGCAAACCTTGAAACAAGCTCTCTACGGCCGGGGCCGAGCCGTCAAAATGTTGCGCTTGCAGGGTTTCCTTCAAGAACAGGCTTTTGGGCCACGGGGTGTTCAGCCAGGCATTGCTCAGAATATGGACGCCCGGATCGAGTCGTTGCGGCTGGCCGCTGGGGTGACGATTACTGTAATAAGCCAGTTGCAAGGCTTGCGTGTCGGTGGGCCATTGCAGCACAAAAAGATTAAAACCGGCGTACTCGGCCCCTTGACGGGCTAACTGGGCCAGATAATCCAGAGGGCTGCGCTCATCGCGCAGGAATTGGGGGATCAGTTCTCCCCGCGAACGTTGAGCGCCGCTTTTATTGCCGGGAATTTCGCGGTAGTTGGTAAGCAGGGCCAGTCGTCCCCGGCATTGTGTCAGGCCCAGCCACGTGCCTCCGGCCTGCAGGTCACGACCGGCAAGAATGTCGGGCTCGTCTTGCCAGGGCTGTGCCGGCTGGCTGGGACGAGCATGATATTCATCGCGATTGGCGGCAATAATCAGCGGCCAATCCGCATTGACTCCGATGGCGATATAAGCGATGCACATGTGCCGATTGTAGGATGGCTATGCAGGCTTTGGTAGCCGAAGAAGTGCCAAGTTCCGTATTTTTTCCCGGCATTGGAACGCAGGTGCGGGCCGTGTATTTGCCGCCGGGCCCTTAAGGCGCCATGTAGTCCCGGGCCAGGCGTACAACCGTGACGCCGGGACGCAGCTGACGTAAAGAAGGCATGATCAAGGTGCAGTGGTCGTAAGGCGTCAGCAAGGGCTGCCCATCGGCCTGGCCGATGCATGTGCCTGCCTGGCTCAGGGTTTCCAGGCCTTGCCAGGCCTGGCTGAAACTCACTTGCCGGGAGGGCGCCACCACCGCATGGGTGACCTGCACGATTCGTTGCTGTTTGGGAGAGGCCCGACGCCAGTCTGACGGGATGTCTTGGATGTCCACAATCTCGGAGGCGATGAGAAAGCGGGCAATCAGGTCCAGCGCCACAGCCGGTGTCTGCGGGTCTCCGTGAAAGCCGCATTCCAGCAACAGGGAGCGGGTTTCTTCAGCCTCGGGCTCAGAGAATCGGCCGTAATCGCGCATGCGTACGCCGTCCTGATGGCCGGAATCCACAATGACGTGTTCGGGGGCGCCCAGTGTCTTGGCCAGCTCGATGTTGCGCTCCAAGGTTCCGGTCAATAGCAAGGGCGCACAGGGCTCGTGCATGGAGTGCAGGTCCAGCAACCAGTCGGCCTGTTCCAGCCAGGGCAAGATGGCGC
This genomic interval from Alcaligenes ammonioxydans contains the following:
- a CDS encoding carboxypeptidase-like regulatory domain-containing protein — its product is MSPRLSLIGIAMSLALLSSPIAHAQELPPSQYYGSTEYVSGGIGSDEAQLFRMVRSTFPLSVNFSAQQGERIAYISDVQLVIRNSADQTVLNSLIDGPYCLIRLGPGSYKVFATYEGQTQERQTTLVEGKPQELNFIWK
- a CDS encoding NRDE family protein, whose translation is MCIAYIAIGVNADWPLIIAANRDEYHARPSQPAQPWQDEPDILAGRDLQAGGTWLGLTQCRGRLALLTNYREIPGNKSGAQRSRGELIPQFLRDERSPLDYLAQLARQGAEYAGFNLFVLQWPTDTQALQLAYYSNRHPSGQPQRLDPGVHILSNAWLNTPWPKSLFLKETLQAQHFDGSAPAVESLFQGLRNQDLAADADLPQTGLSLERERLLSSPFIVSPDYGTRCTTVITLDQHGQGTLRERSFTPAAQPERQHDWPLSWPSFHPHGLPPSTHNSNRAMHGPLSHLTSSKEIS
- a CDS encoding M14 family metallopeptidase; the encoded protein is MSFSLSYPDIQTERQGNTGVLGLWCLDSGKAGRTVMISALIHGNELCGAWALKALLARGVQPRRGKLILAFCNLDAFDRFDPAHHDASRYVDEDMNRVWSAQKLSQTQTQEQRRARAILPWLEQADWLLDLHSMHEPCAPLLLTGTLERNIELAKTLGAPEHVIVDSGHQDGVRMRDYGRFSEPEAEETRSLLLECGFHGDPQTPAVALDLIARFLIASEIVDIQDIPSDWRRASPKQQRIVQVTHAVVAPSRQVSFSQAWQGLETLSQAGTCIGQADGQPLLTPYDHCTLIMPSLRQLRPGVTVVRLARDYMAP